A window of Nicotiana sylvestris chromosome 8, ASM39365v2, whole genome shotgun sequence genomic DNA:
gcctctcgggcaaaacatagttcgtatacagtccctcgggcaaacatgaatcataaacatctcataacataaaaatctcagtggagaTAACAAAGCCAAATTAGTGATTAAATTTCGAGCATCTCGTAAAACTCTCGTTTAAAAGAAAGTTGTttaaaagcatttgttcaacattttcaacagaggctcagtataaagaggagtgaaaacaaCAGTTTCATAAAAACAAGCTCCTCGGGCAAAACATTACTCATATATGTATACAGCCTCTCggacaagcctctcagtcacCCGAGACTCAACTTtcatcaatcagcgctcacactcagcactcacgctcaataggtaccttttaataaccgctgcggcgtgcagctcgatccataaatatatagtcgactgtgctcactgggagtgtgcagactctggagagGCTCATACAACCCAAacgctatattgttgcggcgtgcagcccgatccaacatatcgctgcggcgtctagctcgatccatatatcgatgcggcgtgcatcccgatccataaatatataatcctcacaactaggcctttggcctctctcagtcatcaacctcacaatcaggccattggcctctctcagtcatcaacctcacggtcaggccctcgacctttctcagccatcaacctcacaagccactcggactatcagtaaaatagggcgttcagcccaaaatatcatttattgtATCAAACTGAGTAAAtaggctgagttatgaaatcagtaaaacatagcaTGAATGAGTGcaaatattaagtcaaaatagtgaggaatagtagtagaaaaatcccctaagggtccaaacagttggcacgaggcccaaatatgacatttagctcaaaacacaatagtatcaaatagttttcaatcaaatacgcgatataatagtcgtacgggacggaccaagtcataatccccaatggtgcacgacctcacgctcgtcatctagcatgtgtgtcacctcaaagtagcacgaCGATgcaaaattcggggtttcataccctcatgacaacatttacaatcattacttacctcaaaccgaacGAAAATCCTGttctgcgacgcctttgcctctcgattcggcctcaactctatccaaaatcagaatcataacatcaatatacgctaagggaacaaagcccatgcgaaaataatcaatttacataaaaaatcccgaaattggtcaaacccgtccctaggcccacgtctcggaatccgataaaaatcacatcaatagaatctttatcctcccacgagttcatacataccaacaacatcaaaatcggacctcaaatggcccctcaaatccatAATTTACCCTctctaatttcaagccctaattctccgATTTTagactttaaatcccactaatttcatgtttaagagcccgtttggattgactTAAAACAAGTGGCTTTTCAGCAGAAATAGCTTTTAAGCCAAAAAAAATAAGCTGGGTTGCCCAGCTTAttgcttttggcttattttaagAGCTTAAAAGCTGATTTGACCGGCttaaaagccaatccaaacacACTCTAAATTAGATAGAAATCACCATAGATTCCAGTgttgagttcaaaaaccttaacttaaattttaaaaatactgCCTAGACTAATTTTATTTACTCTCCAAATCTGAAATTAGAGGTGCATTATAGAAGGCGGAAAATCATATAATAATCAGAGAGAATGGGACAGCTTCAGATTTGATTGGGCTAATCCGGTCTCTTCTTCCATAGCCTGATCCTGAGGCCCTGAGACCCCAGCGTAGCAGATTCCAGATTCTGCTACCCTATCATGGCGCACGTTCAAAACTTTTTGGTAGCTGTTTTCATCTCCTTCACCTTCGTCTCCACCTCATTCTCTCAATCTATTCTTGGAATCACCCCCGAAATATTAGAACTTTTAACCATCAATCGCCACCGTAAGATTCCCAAAGACAATAACAATGCTTTGTACTGTGAGAGCTGGCGGTTCACCGTTGAGACTAATGACGCTGGTTTATGGGCTTTGATTCCCGAAAGGTGCGCTTCTTTCGTCCAGGACTACATGAACGGCGATCGTTACTCTTCAGATTGCGGTGCGGTGGCTGACCTGTCACTGGCGTTTGCCAATACGGTTAAGGTTTCAAACGATGGAAAGGACGCTTGGGTTTTCGACATTGATGAAACTTTGCTCTCCAACTTGCCCTACTATGTGACCCATGGCTTCGGGTAACTCCTCTCTCTCTCGATCGAAATGATTATTACTTCCCTTTTAATTTGCTGAATTTTCGCTTCTTTTTTTCATACGCATTTTTTGGTTATCGCTATATGTTTGGACTGGTTGGATTGCTTAGTACTCCCTCCATCCCAATTTATGTAATGTTGTTTGATTAGGCACAATgtttaagaaataataaaaacttttaaaacttgtggttTAAAATAAATTGTAGATATTTGTGTGCctataaatcatctcattaacGACAGAATTAGAAGCTTGATTGTTTCTGAATGTGGAAATATTTGGGGACCGATTAAAAAGGAAATACCATCACATAAATTGGGGTGGAGGCAGTACTGATTAAACAACATGCTGTATTACTATACAAAGAGAGTTTCCATTTGAAGTCCTACCATTGGAAAATTACAGTGAaatgaatttttctttaaatcCCTTTTGTTAATGAGTTTGAATAGTTTCAGTTTCCGTGTAACTTGTGCGCTGGTATAGTGCTGTTGGTTTCGTTTAGTTTGTAAGAACTTGCTAATTCCAGGGATATATTTGACTTGGGGAAAGATAGCATTTCCCATTAATTCACATCAACAACAGCTAAATATGAATAAATAAGGAATCCTTTAGCGATCATGCCATTATGTGCAATTGGGCAACTTAGGCAATATTATCTATAGGTTGCTGCATAAATACATAAAATTGGCCTCAGTGAGATACTCATGTATGCTTTTCTTTTTTTGGAGCTTGTAAAAATATGTGCTTTTCGACAGAATTTTTGATAATTAGCAAACTCAAAAGACTGAAGTTCCATTTTGTTGGCGTTTCTTCAAAGATCACCTGTCTTGTGAAGTTGTGAAAATTCCTTTTTGTGCTTTCATGTCCAACCGTCTTCTTTTGCTAGGAAAAGCTTATATGCTTGATGGTCTACATGATTCCAATATGTATTGAAGTAGATCACTAGGCATACCAAAATATACGAaatattcattttattttttgtgGTGATTATGAATCTAGTAACTCTTAGTTGAGCATCCGCTAGTACTTTACAAGTATCCTCTGCAAGATAAATTATAACTGTCAAAGTACTGCGAGCATGCACATCCGAATCTAATCATAACAAACAAGTGTGACAAAACTTTAGGAACTCTGACTCCATCTTAATGCTATAACCTTTGTTTATCAAGCAATCATGCAGCAACCACTCGCTACAGTCTACACACTCAGAAAATGCAAAAAAGGAACAGCCTATTGGTTTGTATGCACTCACTAGTTAAAGGCTCTCAAAATTTCCAATCCACAGTTTTTTTGATGTGAAATCGCTGATCCATAGAGCCATTCAAACCGGTTGAGCATTGTTATTTTGCAGCTTCATGCAGTAGCTTCTTTTATTATCTATTTCTTTGCTAGGCTAGCCTGAAGGAATTCGAGGTGAAAACTAGACTCCATTGATGCAATTGGAAGACTTAGTTGTAGTCCCTTGAAGCTATCCTTGAAAATTTTCGTCTTTTTGAAAGCAGTAGCAGTGATTTTTATCCAATTATGTTCTCTTGTAGAAGCATGGTGATTTGATTTGTCAGAGTTTTTATTTCTATTTGAATTTTCCTAAATCATAGAATGCAAATACAATTTAATTAGTTTCGGTATCCTTTTACTGTGAACCTTAAACAGTAATGGTTTGAGATGTTGGCTTGAAATGACTGCCTAAGCTTCTTTCTGTGTTGACAGTAGAGTAGTGTTTATCAAGGATCAAGGTGTATATTGCATTTGGTTAGAGTGTAACATGCTTGAAGTTTCTAAACAATATAAGCTTCAACTCGTTTTCTGTACCTGGCACTTTTCCTAGTTTCTGTTTTGTGGAAAAGCTTTAGGGATACTCCATTATGCCTCTTTTACCAATTAAACATAGGATGGAAGAGTGCTTTGTCACGAGGTAAACTTCATAAACACGATCCGCTGTTTAGCCTAGAATACTTGGTATTCTACTTGAGAAAGAAGTATATACTACAATTTGTGTACTTTCTTGAGGATTACTCTGTTTTATTGCTCTTGTACATTCCAGTTTGAACTATTTATTTAAGCCAAAAGAGCCAAGGTTATGTTGAAGTTTTAACCCCTTCGTTTCATTGTTCATAAATAAGGATGTTTTCCATTTAAAGTTGAATTCCACGTGATACTGCTAACCAAGAAGATTCTAGTTATTTAATGTAGTTTGGCTGACAGAGGGTCAGTTTAGATGTTCTGATTTAGAATAGATTTCACTTTGAACTTTTACTCGCATGTGGCATTCTAATCATACAGCTCATTAGTTCTCTATGGCACTGATTATTTAATCTCGTGCATTGGGGAGATATGAAATGGTTAGTGATGGAGAAATTCATTACCTGCTGAAGCAGTTAtcagtttgttttcctttttaagATTTAGTGTTTAATCCACTATTCTTTAGAAGTAAGATTCCATTCGGTCTGGTGTGGTTAATAATTATTTAGAAAAGAATTTCATTTGGTTTGGTCAATCGCGAAAGTAAATTTAAGAAGTTATATGGTACTCACTTTAAAGTTCTATAATTCTAGAACCCGCAACAATAGAAAGTCCTGTCGTTTTAGCGAGTTCGAGTTCAAGCAGACGTTTATGGTAAAACTGGGAATGGGGTTGGCAGTTACTAGAATGTAGCTTTATTTGGCTGCTTTTGTTCTGTAGTTCTACTTATCCGCATTCTTGTTTACTGGATAAACTAAATACTTTACTAAAAAGTATTGGATAAACTGCGGAAAGAATATTGTCAAAATTAAAGTATGGACCATTCCCCTTGTTTGTCACGAAAAGAACAGAAGAAAGTGTGCCTCTTGTTGACTTTGATGTTTACGTATTTGAAGTCCAGTTGAAGACAGTGTTATCAAAGGATCGTTTAAAGTGTACCAAAGACCCTGAAATTAGGCGCAACATAAGCTGGGTGTCTCGCCTCACTTGGACTGCGTGCCACAAGGTACAAAGGTCCGTGCCTCTTTGCGCATGAACTCTGTCTTGAAGAGGGCAGTAGTAAACAATAAACATATCTGAAAAATTATAAACGTTATAAATGAATATTCGGTAATTAAGAATAGGGAATTGAGAAATTTATTATAGAGAACTAGTCATAAAATTCGAATTAGAAACTTAAAATTGCATCTTTGCATCTATCAAAATTCTTAAAATGTTTTTTGAACTTGATTGGTATGGTTTTCATTTAGTATTCACTTAATTTCAATTGTGCTATTATTATCTAATTGTGGGTTGTTGAAGAAAGGAATTCAGattaaatatatattataaaGGATATGTATGAAGAAGTTGTCACTAGTGTGAACACAGTAGTAGGAGATAAAAAGGAGTTTCTCATAACCATGGGCTTATACTAAGGAACGACATTTGGCTAGTAGTTGTTTACCCTAGTTATAGATGAGGTAGCTAACACAATATAGAAtaaggtgccatggtgtatgttatttgctgacGATATTGTGCTTATTGACAACGAATGAGGGCGTCAACCAAAAGTTTGAATTGTGAATAAACACTTTATAGAGTACGGGTTTTTGAATAGGTAGAACCGTAGAAGTAAGATTGAATATATGCACTGCAAGTTTAGTTAGGATAAGAAGAGTAAAGTTGATAGGATTAAATGGATTGTGATGTCTAATTACA
This region includes:
- the LOC104242384 gene encoding acid phosphatase 1-like, which encodes MAHVQNFLVAVFISFTFVSTSFSQSILGITPEILELLTINRHRKIPKDNNNALYCESWRFTVETNDAGLWALIPERCASFVQDYMNGDRYSSDCGAVADLSLAFANTVKVSNDGKDAWVFDIDETLLSNLPYYVTHGFGSEIFDEIAFDKWVNEAEAPAIPASLKLYKELQQRGFKIFLLTGRSEFQRNYTEKNLVYAGYSNWERLILRGPSDKGKLATQYKSEKRKELEDEGYRIHGSSGDQWSDLNGFAVATRSFKLPNPMYYIA